Proteins co-encoded in one Malus sylvestris chromosome 9, drMalSylv7.2, whole genome shotgun sequence genomic window:
- the LOC126633692 gene encoding transcription and mRNA export factor ENY2 encodes MRKSVNRPPTPDVAENQEKEPTRQELINIELIESGEKERLMELLRERLIECGWKDEMKALCRAFIKKKGRNNVTVDDLVHVMTPKGRASVPDSVKAELLQRIRTFLVSAAL; translated from the exons AT gaGGAAATCTGTGAATCGTCCACCGACGCCGGATGTTGCagaaaatcaagaaaaagaGCCCACTCGTCAAGAGCTTATCAACATCGAG TTGATTGAGAGCGGGGAAAAGGAGAGGTTAATGGAGCTTCTGAGGGAAAGGCTGATAGAGTGCGGGTGGAAGGATGAAATGAAAGCTCTTTGCAG GGCGTTTATAAAGAAAAAGGGGAGGAACAATGTTACAGTTGATGATCTTGTACATGTAATGACCCCAAAGGGCAGAG CCTCCGTCCCCGATTCCGTGAAGGCGGAGCTTTTGCAAAGAATTCGTACATTTCTCGTGTCAGCAGCTCTTTGA